From a region of the Arvicanthis niloticus isolate mArvNil1 chromosome 6, mArvNil1.pat.X, whole genome shotgun sequence genome:
- the Nog gene encoding noggin has protein sequence MERCPSLGVTLYALVVVLGLRAAPAGGQHYLHIRPAPSDNLPLVDLIEHPDPIFDPKEKDLNETLLRSLLGGHYDPGFMATSPPEDRPGGGGGPAGGAEDLAELDQLLRQRPSGAMPSEIKGLEFSEGLAQGKKQRLSKKLRRKLQMWLWSQTFCPVLYAWNDLGSRFWPRYVKVGSCFSKRSCSVPEGMVCKPSKSVHLTVLRWRCQRRGGQRCGWIPIQYPIISECKCSC, from the coding sequence ATGGAGCGCTGCCCCAGCCTGGGGGTCACCCTCTACGCCCTGGTGGTGGTCCTGGGGCTGCGGGCAGCACCAGCCGGCGGCCAACACTATCTACACATCCGCCCAGCACCCAGCGACAACCTGCCCCTGGTGGACCTCATCGAACATCCAGATCCTATCTTTGACCCTAAGGAGAAGGATCTGAACGAGACGCTGCTGCGCTCGCTGCTCGGGGGCCACTATGACCCGGGCTTTATGGCCACTTCGCCCCCAGAGGACCGACCCGGAGGGGGCGGGGGACCGGCTGGAGGTGCAGAGGACCTGGCGGAGCTGGACCAGCTGCTGCGGCAGCGGCCGTCGGGGGCCATGCCGAGCGAGATCAAAGGGCTGGAATTCTCCGAGGGCTTGGCCCAAGGCAAGAAGCAGCGCCTGagcaagaagctgaggaggaagttACAGATGTGGCTGTGGTCACAGACCTTCTGCCCGGTGCTGTACGCGTGGAACGACCTAGGCAGTCGCTTTTGGCCACGCTACGTGAAGGTGGGCAGCTGCTTCAGCAAGCGCTCCTGCTCTGTGCCCGAGGGCATGGTGTGTAAGCCATCCAAGTCTGTGCACCTCACGGTGCTGCGGTGGCGCTGTCAGCGGCGCGGGGGTCAGCGCTGCGGCTGGATTCCCATCCAGTACCCCATCATTTCCGAGTGTAAGTGTTCCTGCTAG